A genomic segment from Brevundimonas mediterranea encodes:
- a CDS encoding GNAT family N-acetyltransferase, with the protein MRSEVQIREATPADMAAITAIYAESVANGRGTFELEPPDEIEMTARFAAVQALGLPRLVAEIDGAVVGYAYAGPFRTRQAYRYMVEDSIYVAPEARGRGVAGALLDALIVACEALGLRQMVAVIGDSDNAGSIALHRARGFADAGVFKAAGWKHDDWRDVVFMQRELGAGGQTPPDAPGLPLVDKKPAR; encoded by the coding sequence ATGCGGTCTGAGGTCCAGATCCGCGAGGCGACCCCGGCCGACATGGCGGCGATCACCGCCATCTATGCCGAAAGCGTCGCCAACGGACGCGGCACCTTCGAGCTGGAGCCGCCGGACGAGATCGAGATGACGGCCCGCTTCGCCGCCGTCCAGGCCCTGGGCCTGCCCCGGCTGGTCGCCGAGATCGACGGCGCCGTGGTCGGCTACGCCTACGCCGGCCCGTTCCGCACCCGCCAGGCCTATCGCTACATGGTCGAGGACTCGATCTATGTCGCCCCCGAGGCCCGCGGCCGCGGCGTCGCCGGCGCCCTGCTGGACGCCTTGATCGTCGCTTGCGAAGCCCTGGGCCTGCGCCAGATGGTCGCCGTGATCGGCGATTCCGACAACGCCGGCTCCATCGCCCTGCACCGCGCACGCGGCTTCGCCGACGCCGGGGTCTTCAAGGCGGCCGGCTGGAAACATGACGACTGGCGCGACGTCGTCTTCATGCAGCGCGAACTGGGCGCCGGCGGGCAGACGCCGCCGGACGCCCCGGGCCTGCCGCTGGTCGACAAGAAGCCGGCGCGATGA
- a CDS encoding FecR family protein, which produces MMSRAPRHVAPIDREAARWLAEQDGGLLDAVGEDRLKTWLETPANARAFARAQSLWRDMGQAARPAAPAWRARSERRSRRTAIPRIGRSGLPIATGLAAAVVLACMMLDVPTRLHADVLTRPGEQRTVRLDDGSVVQVNTDSAIDVAYAPDRRTVRLLRGEAAFTVAPDAQRPFTVEAGGGSATALGTRFVVRRRAAMTQVSVTEHRVRIATRSGSVTTPETMTSTYRPDQAPSAPTPSSPDVDAWTQGWLVFEDRPLAEVVEEIARYSPTPITVFGRAVRNRRVSGAFGIDQPSRTLARLEQTLGVRATRLPGGAVIIHG; this is translated from the coding sequence ATGATGTCGCGAGCGCCCAGACACGTCGCCCCCATAGACCGGGAGGCCGCACGCTGGCTGGCTGAGCAGGACGGCGGCCTGCTGGACGCCGTCGGCGAGGACCGGCTGAAGACATGGCTGGAAACGCCGGCGAACGCCCGCGCCTTCGCACGTGCGCAGTCCCTTTGGCGGGACATGGGCCAGGCGGCTCGCCCCGCCGCGCCCGCATGGCGCGCGAGGTCGGAACGGCGTTCGCGACGCACAGCGATTCCGCGCATCGGCCGGTCAGGACTACCGATCGCAACCGGGCTGGCGGCCGCCGTGGTTCTGGCCTGCATGATGCTGGACGTTCCGACCCGTCTGCACGCCGACGTGCTCACCCGGCCGGGGGAGCAAAGGACGGTGAGGCTGGACGACGGCTCGGTCGTGCAGGTGAACACCGACAGCGCCATCGACGTGGCCTATGCGCCTGACCGCCGAACGGTTCGACTGCTGCGCGGAGAAGCCGCCTTCACGGTCGCGCCCGACGCCCAGCGGCCCTTCACGGTCGAGGCCGGCGGCGGCTCCGCCACAGCCCTGGGCACGCGGTTCGTCGTTCGCCGTCGCGCCGCCATGACCCAGGTCTCGGTGACCGAACACAGGGTTCGAATTGCGACCCGCTCGGGATCGGTGACGACGCCCGAGACCATGACCTCGACCTACCGTCCGGATCAGGCGCCGTCCGCCCCGACGCCGTCGTCGCCGGACGTCGACGCCTGGACCCAGGGCTGGCTGGTGTTCGAAGATCGCCCCCTGGCCGAGGTGGTCGAGGAGATCGCCCGCTACTCGCCGACGCCGATCACGGTGTTTGGACGCGCCGTTCGAAACCGTCGCGTCAGCGGCGCCTTCGGGATCGATCAGCCGTCCCGCACCCTCGCGCGATTGGAACAGACCCTGGGTGTTCGCGCCACGCGCCTGCCCGGCGGCGCGGTGATCATTCACGGCTGA
- the hemB gene encoding porphobilinogen synthase has product MLPYQPAPFPLARPRRLRASPWVRRLVAETVLTPADLIWPLIVHDGAEDRVPVASMPGVFRLSPKAAAAAAVEARDLGIPMLALFPNVDGAIKDAVGTGATDPDGLIPDCIKAIKDAAPEIGVMTDVALDCYTDHGHDGVLEGDRIVNDASLDRLAEQAFIHAHAGADVVAPSDMMDGRIQAVREALEANGFHDTLILSYAAKFASAFYGPYRDAVGSSTALRGDKKTYQMDYANSDEALKEVAMDLSEGADAVMVKPGMPYLDIVRRVSETFRVPTFAYQVSGEYAMMQASIANGWLDHDRAVLETLHGFKRAGCAGVLTYFAPQAARLLG; this is encoded by the coding sequence ATGCTTCCCTACCAACCCGCCCCCTTCCCGCTCGCCCGTCCCCGGCGTCTGCGCGCCAGCCCCTGGGTGCGTCGTCTGGTCGCCGAGACCGTCCTGACCCCCGCCGACCTGATCTGGCCCCTTATCGTCCACGACGGCGCCGAGGACCGCGTGCCGGTCGCCTCCATGCCAGGCGTCTTCCGCCTGTCGCCCAAGGCGGCCGCCGCAGCGGCGGTCGAAGCGCGCGACCTGGGCATTCCGATGCTGGCCCTGTTCCCCAATGTGGACGGCGCGATCAAGGACGCGGTCGGCACGGGCGCCACCGATCCCGACGGCCTGATCCCCGACTGTATCAAGGCCATCAAGGACGCCGCGCCGGAGATCGGCGTCATGACCGACGTCGCTTTGGACTGCTACACCGACCACGGCCACGACGGGGTGCTGGAAGGCGACCGGATCGTCAACGACGCCTCGCTGGATCGGCTAGCCGAACAGGCCTTCATCCACGCCCACGCCGGCGCCGACGTGGTCGCCCCGTCGGACATGATGGACGGCCGCATCCAGGCGGTGCGCGAGGCGCTGGAGGCCAACGGCTTCCACGACACCCTGATCCTGTCCTATGCGGCCAAGTTCGCCTCGGCCTTCTACGGCCCTTACCGCGACGCCGTAGGCTCCTCGACTGCGTTGAGGGGCGACAAGAAGACCTATCAGATGGACTACGCCAACTCGGACGAGGCCCTGAAGGAGGTCGCCATGGACCTGTCGGAAGGCGCCGACGCGGTCATGGTCAAGCCGGGCATGCCCTATCTCGACATCGTCCGCCGCGTGTCCGAGACCTTCCGCGTCCCGACCTTCGCCTATCAGGTGTCGGGCGAGTACGCGATGATGCAGGCCTCCATCGCCAACGGCTGGCTCGATCACGACCGCGCCGTTCTGGAGACCCTGCACGGGTTCAAGCGGGCCGGTTGCGCGGGCGTCCTGACCTATTTCGCGCCCCAGGCCGCGCGGCTGCTGGGCTGA
- a CDS encoding class I SAM-dependent methyltransferase — protein MMKRLAAGAAVLALAAGLSGCIIIASEGGERTVVVDSAPLAAPAYVSLYTDAVADPKRPAEEVARDPLRHPAEILAFAQLAPGDKVADVRPGAGYFTRLFSDVVGPTGRVYAFVPERTMARENPMADALVAAYPNVTRVNGLLDAMTYDQPLDMVFMSQEYHDFHIPGFNTDVARMNAAVFAALKPGGRYILIDHQAAAGTGISAVQTLHRIEGDYLKREVEAAGFVFEGESAAVANPADDHSLNVFDVAIRGKTDQFVYRFRKPG, from the coding sequence ATGATGAAGCGGTTGGCGGCGGGCGCGGCGGTTCTGGCCCTGGCGGCGGGGCTGTCCGGCTGCATCATCATCGCGTCGGAGGGCGGCGAGCGGACGGTGGTCGTGGACAGCGCGCCTCTGGCCGCCCCGGCCTATGTCTCGCTTTATACGGACGCGGTGGCTGATCCGAAACGCCCGGCCGAAGAAGTGGCGCGCGATCCCCTGCGTCATCCGGCCGAGATCCTGGCCTTCGCCCAGCTGGCGCCGGGCGACAAGGTGGCCGATGTGCGCCCCGGCGCCGGCTATTTCACCCGGCTGTTCTCGGACGTGGTCGGGCCGACGGGGCGGGTCTACGCCTTCGTGCCCGAGCGGACCATGGCGCGGGAGAACCCGATGGCCGACGCCCTGGTCGCCGCCTATCCCAATGTGACGCGGGTCAACGGCCTGCTGGACGCCATGACCTATGACCAGCCGTTGGACATGGTCTTCATGAGCCAAGAATATCACGACTTCCATATCCCCGGTTTCAACACCGATGTGGCCCGGATGAACGCGGCCGTGTTCGCGGCCCTGAAGCCCGGGGGGCGCTATATCCTGATCGACCACCAGGCGGCGGCGGGGACCGGGATCTCGGCGGTCCAGACCCTGCACCGGATCGAGGGCGATTATCTGAAGCGCGAGGTCGAGGCGGCGGGCTTCGTCTTTGAGGGCGAGAGCGCGGCCGTGGCCAATCCGGCCGACGACCACAGCCTGAACGTCTTCGACGTCGCCATTCGCGGCAAGACCGATCAATTCGTCTATCGCTTCAGAAAGCCGGGCTGA
- a CDS encoding RNA polymerase sigma factor, producing MAQSDSQPGQSFAQLLMIERPSLVRLARRILGDSSLAEDIAQTLWLRVQRIADPAAIQDKRAYLYRLALNLASDQMRRRKRGAVLFEGQIEDPGVIDAAPTTEARIMHRQRLDLLAEAIDELPPRCREVFLLRRIEELSPAEVAERLGITPNAVAKHVRHALHHCQTRLAEREAG from the coding sequence ATGGCACAGTCAGACTCACAGCCGGGGCAGAGTTTCGCGCAATTGCTGATGATCGAACGTCCGTCGCTGGTGCGGCTGGCGCGACGTATTCTGGGCGACTCCAGCTTGGCCGAGGACATCGCCCAGACCCTGTGGCTGCGTGTGCAACGGATCGCCGACCCTGCGGCGATCCAGGACAAGCGCGCCTATCTCTATCGATTGGCCCTCAACCTGGCCTCGGACCAGATGCGCCGCCGCAAGCGTGGCGCGGTCCTCTTCGAGGGCCAGATCGAGGATCCCGGCGTGATCGACGCCGCCCCCACGACCGAGGCCCGGATCATGCATCGGCAAAGGCTGGACCTCCTGGCGGAAGCCATCGACGAGTTGCCGCCGCGTTGCCGCGAGGTCTTCCTGCTGCGGCGTATCGAGGAGCTGTCGCCGGCCGAGGTCGCCGAACGGTTGGGCATCACGCCGAACGCCGTAGCCAAACACGTCCGCCACGCCTTGCACCACTGCCAAACGCGACTGGCGGAACGGGAGGCTGGATGA
- a CDS encoding TonB-dependent receptor encodes MTKARHELGALRLFLMATAAVVPAIILAPAAQAQSAATQFDIPAGPLSPALAAFARQADIEMAYDAGLTRGVSTRGLRGRYGASEGLSRLLSGTGVTYRLSGRTATLSAAPAIADGTLALGPIRVQGATEGGAGGLSATGAGEAGDPVEAPYRTTGSSAYIAQDTIERFRGASTADIIKGVAGVTAGDPRVANALDVNIRGIQGQSRVPIIIDGGQSTMDAYRGYAGQSQWTYLDPDLISSITINKGPSLEANASGGIGGVVVMETLNVDDVLSEGRDLGLRVRTGVSDASARSLPAYSDKSRTDRGDLTRPGGQFFNIAGAGRWDRFDLVAAYAWRDTGNYFSGHRNYNDFPQGRRVLATLNPTNAEVFNTSSQSESLLLKGTWRVTDHQTLEAGYRRYQGEQGEIMASQIIRVDRDQVPQWDLGTVDMDAYSLRYRYKPQGDLIDLKVNAWYTHADSLMYNGLTGITPWYYDRRTEWYDGPSFNTDPGYKEAYRNELTQKRFGGDLTNTSLLFTGAGKFTLNYGLSFSDEDIAPGPNSPIMHDDLVNNRFLRNAERQEYSAVASVKWEPDTHWELMAGGRFNRVEVKDRNRLATPATYEVIGQYRYTELLNGDPSRPAYLAKRIALLNWYPDASGQFTKASLLASPYEHGTVADIVGWNFYDADAPEDLKVPATWTWSDPIRRTDDAFMPTGSVTYHFDEDTLVYVKYAEGVKLPSLFETTLGLFSAARPTEGMKPERGRTWEVGASAIRRDLLTGGDRTAFKVAYFNTVIDDLITRDYRSISAGLIRNIDTFKVSGVELQSNYDNGVVFGDLSAHYYFEAKTCAPDIAAERRAYGASRKNAELMATPDCVDGGFVGAYTNTQNPPRFNLNLTLGAHLFDDRLTLGGRAVHNSGPISKLDKAWNVGLSAIQQLYLETTVYDAFASLKVTDQTALDLNIDNVMDEYYLDPLALGVMPAPGRTVRLALTYRY; translated from the coding sequence TTGACTAAGGCGAGACACGAACTGGGGGCCCTGCGTCTCTTCCTCATGGCCACGGCCGCCGTGGTTCCGGCCATCATCCTCGCACCGGCCGCCCAGGCGCAGTCTGCAGCGACGCAGTTCGACATACCGGCCGGCCCCCTGTCGCCGGCCCTGGCCGCCTTCGCCCGCCAGGCTGATATCGAAATGGCCTACGACGCCGGCCTGACGCGCGGCGTTTCGACACGCGGACTGCGGGGGCGATACGGCGCGTCAGAGGGGCTGTCGCGTCTGCTGTCCGGCACCGGCGTGACCTATCGTCTGTCGGGCCGCACGGCGACCCTGTCCGCCGCCCCCGCCATCGCCGACGGAACCCTCGCCCTGGGTCCGATCAGGGTGCAGGGCGCGACCGAAGGCGGCGCAGGCGGGCTCAGCGCCACCGGCGCCGGCGAGGCGGGCGATCCTGTGGAAGCGCCCTACCGCACGACCGGATCCAGCGCCTATATCGCGCAGGACACCATCGAACGGTTTCGCGGCGCCTCGACCGCCGACATCATCAAGGGCGTGGCGGGCGTGACCGCCGGCGACCCGCGCGTCGCCAACGCTCTGGACGTCAATATCCGCGGCATTCAGGGCCAGAGCCGGGTGCCGATCATCATCGACGGCGGCCAGTCGACCATGGACGCCTACCGCGGCTACGCCGGTCAGTCGCAGTGGACCTATCTGGATCCCGATCTGATCTCCAGCATCACCATCAACAAGGGCCCCAGCCTGGAGGCCAACGCCTCTGGCGGCATCGGCGGCGTGGTCGTTATGGAGACGCTGAACGTCGACGACGTCCTGAGCGAAGGCCGCGACCTGGGCCTGCGCGTCCGCACCGGCGTGTCCGACGCCAGCGCCCGCAGCCTTCCGGCCTATAGCGACAAGTCGCGGACCGACCGGGGCGACCTGACCCGTCCGGGCGGGCAATTCTTCAACATCGCCGGCGCGGGACGCTGGGATCGGTTCGACCTGGTCGCCGCCTACGCCTGGCGCGACACGGGCAACTATTTCTCGGGCCACCGGAACTACAACGACTTCCCCCAGGGACGGCGGGTCCTGGCGACGCTGAACCCCACGAACGCTGAGGTTTTCAACACCTCGTCCCAGTCGGAATCCCTGCTGCTGAAGGGAACCTGGCGCGTCACCGATCACCAGACGCTGGAGGCCGGCTATCGCCGCTATCAGGGCGAGCAGGGCGAGATCATGGCCTCGCAGATCATTCGGGTAGATCGCGACCAGGTCCCGCAATGGGACCTGGGGACCGTCGATATGGACGCCTATAGTCTGCGTTACCGCTACAAGCCCCAGGGCGATCTGATCGATCTCAAGGTCAACGCCTGGTACACCCACGCCGACAGCCTGATGTACAACGGCCTGACCGGCATCACTCCCTGGTATTATGACCGCCGCACCGAATGGTACGACGGCCCCTCCTTCAACACCGACCCGGGGTACAAGGAGGCCTATCGCAACGAACTGACCCAGAAACGGTTCGGCGGCGACCTCACCAATACCTCGCTCCTGTTCACCGGCGCGGGCAAGTTCACCTTGAACTACGGCCTGTCCTTCAGCGACGAGGACATCGCTCCCGGTCCGAACTCGCCGATCATGCACGACGATCTGGTGAACAACCGCTTCCTGCGCAACGCCGAACGTCAGGAATACAGCGCCGTCGCCTCGGTGAAGTGGGAGCCCGACACACACTGGGAGCTGATGGCCGGCGGGCGCTTCAACCGTGTCGAGGTCAAGGACCGCAACCGTCTGGCCACGCCCGCCACCTACGAGGTGATCGGTCAGTATCGCTATACCGAACTGCTGAACGGCGACCCGAGCCGCCCCGCCTACCTGGCGAAACGGATCGCCCTGCTGAACTGGTATCCCGACGCCAGCGGCCAGTTCACCAAGGCCTCGCTGCTGGCCTCGCCCTACGAACACGGTACGGTGGCCGATATCGTCGGCTGGAACTTCTACGACGCCGACGCGCCCGAAGATCTCAAGGTCCCGGCCACCTGGACCTGGTCCGACCCCATCCGGCGCACCGACGACGCCTTCATGCCGACCGGCAGCGTCACCTACCACTTCGACGAGGACACCCTCGTCTATGTGAAATACGCCGAGGGTGTGAAGCTGCCCAGCCTGTTCGAAACCACCCTGGGCCTGTTCAGCGCCGCGCGTCCGACCGAGGGCATGAAGCCTGAGCGCGGCCGAACATGGGAAGTCGGCGCCAGCGCCATCCGCCGCGACCTGCTCACCGGCGGCGACCGCACCGCCTTCAAGGTCGCCTATTTCAACACCGTGATCGACGATCTGATCACCCGCGACTACCGGAGCATTTCGGCGGGCCTGATCCGCAACATCGACACGTTCAAGGTGTCGGGCGTCGAACTCCAGTCGAACTACGACAACGGCGTCGTCTTCGGCGACCTGTCGGCCCACTATTATTTCGAGGCCAAGACCTGCGCGCCCGACATCGCCGCCGAACGCCGCGCCTATGGCGCCAGCCGCAAGAACGCCGAACTGATGGCCACGCCCGACTGCGTCGACGGCGGCTTCGTCGGCGCCTACACCAACACCCAGAACCCGCCGCGCTTCAATCTGAACCTGACTCTGGGCGCGCACCTGTTCGACGACCGCCTGACCCTCGGCGGTCGGGCGGTCCACAACTCGGGTCCGATCAGCAAGCTGGACAAGGCCTGGAACGTCGGCCTGTCGGCGATCCAGCAACTGTATCTTGAGACGACCGTCTATGACGCCTTCGCAAGCCTGAAGGTGACGGACCAGACGGCGCTGGACCTCAACATCGACAATGTGATGGACGAATACTACCTCGACCCGCTGGCTCTGGGCGTCATGCCCGCGCCCGGCCGCACCGTTCGCCTCGCCCTGACCTATCGTTACTGA
- a CDS encoding DUF924 family protein has product MTAFIAPSDVVAFWKAAGPDKWFAKDEAFDAAFRTRGHDLHLSAARRERDDWIETAETALALLILLDQYPRNSFRGTAHQFATDPLALMFANQAVARGHHLRVAPELKNFLLLPFEHSERLEDQDRYMALVAGDAELEKWGRLHRDIIVRFGRFPHRNPALGRATTPEEQAFLDDGGFGG; this is encoded by the coding sequence ATGACCGCCTTCATAGCCCCATCCGACGTCGTCGCCTTCTGGAAAGCGGCCGGTCCCGACAAGTGGTTCGCCAAGGACGAGGCTTTCGACGCCGCGTTTCGCACGCGGGGCCATGATCTGCACCTGTCCGCCGCCCGGCGCGAGCGCGACGACTGGATCGAGACGGCGGAGACCGCCCTCGCCCTCCTGATCCTGCTCGATCAGTATCCGAGGAACAGTTTCCGCGGCACGGCGCACCAGTTCGCCACCGATCCTCTGGCCCTGATGTTCGCGAACCAGGCCGTGGCGCGCGGCCACCATCTCCGGGTCGCGCCGGAACTGAAGAACTTCCTCCTCCTCCCCTTCGAACATTCCGAACGGCTTGAGGATCAGGACCGCTACATGGCCCTGGTCGCCGGCGACGCCGAGCTCGAGAAATGGGGCCGCCTCCACCGCGACATCATCGTCCGCTTCGGCCGCTTCCCCCACCGCAACCCCGCCCTGGGCCGCGCCACCACGCCCGAGGAACAGGCCTTCCTCGACGACGGCGGCTTCGGCGGCTGA
- a CDS encoding energy transducer TonB: MTAAPRATILNDVGGLAPRRPRARARRALALGAALALHAAPLLLLIHFVVPAPMPLEEPPVIVVALVRSNAAPPRPPSEQVDGPKQIQAASSRPLPRPPVPLRVHAEAPEAVAIPVAPPVPRAAERQTPAPATTAPVSRPAPPSPSASTAPQDWKARLLAHLDSKKRYPPGAQRLRQEGVVHVRFTMDRAGRVLASRIERSSGRALLDREALAMLARAQPLPAPPPEISGATIELTTPVEFFLSR, encoded by the coding sequence ATGACAGCCGCGCCGCGCGCCACGATCCTGAACGACGTCGGGGGCCTTGCCCCCCGGCGTCCCAGGGCGCGCGCCCGTCGCGCCCTGGCCCTGGGCGCCGCCCTGGCCCTTCACGCCGCGCCCCTGCTGCTTCTGATCCATTTCGTCGTCCCGGCGCCCATGCCGCTGGAGGAGCCGCCCGTAATCGTCGTGGCTCTGGTCCGCAGCAACGCCGCACCGCCCCGACCGCCATCCGAACAGGTCGATGGTCCCAAGCAGATCCAGGCCGCGTCCAGCCGCCCCCTCCCGCGCCCGCCAGTCCCGCTCCGCGTTCACGCCGAGGCGCCCGAAGCCGTGGCCATCCCGGTCGCGCCTCCCGTCCCGCGCGCAGCCGAACGCCAGACGCCGGCGCCCGCCACCACGGCCCCCGTCTCGCGCCCTGCGCCGCCTTCGCCCAGCGCCTCGACCGCCCCGCAAGACTGGAAAGCCCGCCTCCTGGCCCATCTGGACAGCAAGAAGCGCTATCCGCCCGGTGCCCAGCGCCTGCGTCAGGAGGGCGTGGTCCATGTGCGGTTCACGATGGACCGCGCCGGCCGCGTCCTGGCCTCAAGGATTGAACGCAGTTCCGGCCGCGCCCTGCTCGACCGCGAGGCCCTCGCCATGCTGGCGCGGGCCCAACCTCTGCCCGCGCCCCCGCCTGAAATCTCCGGCGCCACGATCGAGCTCACGACCCCGGTCGAGTTCTTCCTGTCGCGCTGA
- the ilvC gene encoding ketol-acid reductoisomerase, translating to MTQILANPLPVFHDRDCDLSIIRGKRVAMIGYGSQGRTHALNLRDSGVTDIVVGLKAGSKTRERAKADGFAVMTAGEAAAGADVVAVMTSDEAHRDLWRDELAPNVRPGAALVFAHGLSVRFGLVEPRADLDVILASPKGIGPRIRDLYEAGEGVFCLFGVHQDATGGAHALGLSYAAALGCGRKGILETTMRDECESDLFGEQVVLCGGIAELIDSAFMKLVEAGYPPEVAWFECFYEAKLVTDLMYERGIAGAFAKISNTAEYGAYLTGPRIINAASRAAMDQVLAEVQGGGFVRALMADYDAGSPDLLARRSALGRRPIEAVGTHLNEVARKARESAANDD from the coding sequence ATGACACAGATCTTAGCCAATCCGTTGCCCGTCTTCCATGACCGCGACTGCGACCTTTCGATCATTCGCGGCAAGCGCGTGGCCATGATCGGCTACGGCAGCCAGGGGCGGACCCATGCGCTGAACCTGCGCGATTCGGGCGTGACCGACATCGTGGTGGGCCTGAAGGCCGGGTCGAAGACGCGGGAACGGGCCAAGGCCGACGGATTCGCCGTGATGACCGCGGGCGAAGCGGCGGCGGGCGCGGATGTGGTCGCCGTCATGACCTCGGACGAGGCGCACCGCGACCTGTGGCGCGACGAACTGGCGCCGAACGTGCGGCCAGGGGCGGCCTTGGTCTTCGCCCACGGCCTGTCGGTGCGGTTCGGCCTGGTGGAGCCGCGCGCCGACCTGGACGTGATCCTGGCCTCGCCCAAGGGGATCGGGCCGCGCATCCGCGACCTGTACGAGGCCGGGGAGGGGGTCTTCTGCCTGTTCGGGGTGCATCAGGACGCCACGGGCGGCGCCCACGCCCTGGGCCTGTCCTATGCGGCCGCCCTGGGGTGCGGGCGCAAGGGCATCCTCGAGACGACGATGAGGGACGAGTGCGAGAGCGATCTGTTCGGCGAACAGGTGGTGCTGTGCGGCGGGATCGCCGAACTGATCGATTCGGCCTTCATGAAACTGGTCGAGGCCGGCTATCCGCCCGAGGTGGCCTGGTTCGAATGTTTCTACGAGGCCAAGCTGGTCACCGACCTGATGTACGAACGCGGCATAGCCGGCGCCTTCGCCAAGATTTCCAATACGGCGGAGTACGGGGCCTATCTGACCGGGCCGCGCATCATCAACGCCGCCTCGCGCGCGGCGATGGACCAGGTGCTGGCCGAGGTGCAGGGCGGGGGGTTCGTGCGCGCCCTGATGGCGGATTACGACGCCGGCTCGCCCGACCTGCTGGCGCGGCGCAGCGCCCTGGGCCGGCGGCCGATCGAGGCGGTGGGGACGCATCTGAACGAAGTGGCGCGCAAGGCCCGGGAGTCGGCGGCGAACGACGACTGA
- a CDS encoding biliverdin-producing heme oxygenase, producing the protein MIQVETSRAKRLKSASHGVHEGLDKAIMAAKPFSSRETYAVFLRIQQMFHRDIAALYAAPELAALFPDLSGRRRYEQVKADLADLGAAPADETPVPRFVEGASVDLPTALGWLYVAEGSNLGAAFLIKAAAALGLSAQFGARHLAASPEGRANHWRRFTAALDAPDLTDEEEARVMAGASAAFTRVRGLVDVGFRHGAADPA; encoded by the coding sequence ATGATCCAAGTCGAAACAAGCCGCGCGAAACGTCTGAAGTCCGCCAGCCATGGCGTCCACGAAGGGCTGGACAAGGCCATCATGGCCGCCAAGCCGTTCAGCAGCCGCGAGACCTATGCCGTGTTCCTGCGTATCCAGCAGATGTTCCACCGCGACATCGCCGCCCTGTACGCGGCGCCGGAATTGGCGGCCCTGTTCCCGGATCTGTCCGGACGCCGCCGCTACGAACAGGTGAAGGCCGATCTCGCCGATCTGGGCGCTGCGCCGGCCGATGAAACGCCGGTCCCGCGCTTCGTGGAGGGCGCATCGGTGGATCTGCCGACGGCCCTGGGCTGGCTCTACGTCGCCGAAGGGTCGAACCTGGGCGCCGCCTTCCTGATCAAGGCGGCGGCGGCGCTGGGCCTGTCGGCCCAATTCGGCGCCCGCCATCTGGCCGCCTCGCCCGAAGGCCGCGCCAACCACTGGCGCAGATTCACCGCCGCCCTCGACGCCCCGGATCTGACAGACGAGGAAGAGGCCCGCGTCATGGCCGGCGCCTCGGCCGCCTTCACCCGCGTGCGCGGCCTGGTCGATGTCGGCTTTCGCCATGGAGCCGCCGACCCGGCATGA